Part of the Pelmatolapia mariae isolate MD_Pm_ZW linkage group LG3_W, Pm_UMD_F_2, whole genome shotgun sequence genome is shown below.
tctggaaaagaaaaaacccatgTAGATGCTAATAACGACAACATTTAACACTGAACTTCAACACTTCAACACTTCAACACAGCATTGAATGTATTATTAGTCTAAATATGCTCGTCTCAATATATAAATGAGcccatatggcatagaaactgaacaccTAACATTTTTTTCCTGGAAACACTCTtttgtctgatcatttcttaATAAAATTCCAACAAGCAGCTACTTTAAACCACTACTTAAAAAATATTGCACTACACAGCACTGGAAACAAAAATTCGGTGCTCTAAAAGTCTTCTGAAAACGCTGTAACAAAGTTTACAAGAGTGTACCACTTTGTTATCTGCTCTAATACTGTGTGCCAACTCAGAGCAGCTACTTAAACTGTACTTGGACTCATAAATACAAgccttaaagcagataactcgaaAGGACATTTGTTCCTgtcaaaagagtttttccttcccactgtcggaTACGGCTTGCTCATAAGCGGTCTCTTgattgtagggtttttaccttacaatatgaagcaccttaaggtttttgtgatttgtctctatttaaataaagctgaattgaacTACAATGAATTTCTCAGTCATCTTGCTTTATTTCTACCTGAAATCAAAGCTACTCAAAAAAGCaactataataataatttcttaaAAACAGCCAGAAATAAAGTTAATGTTTATAGGAGCTTAAAATCTTGATCATAACTGAATCTAAATGACAGTGAAGAAAACAAATCTTCCAATCTGTACTACACACAATGGCAAGTTTGAAATTTTTAAATTCCATATTGAATCCCCTCTCACATATCTGCCTTAGTGAATAAAACTGACGTCATATAGCTCAGCTTCATGCTTCAGCCTGTTAGTGCATAAATTTCAAATTTAGACTGTACCTGACAGGAGTTTCGGGCGTCAACCCAGGTGAGATTTCTGCGCTGGATGAAATACTCTCGCTGTGCAGCGCTGTACATCGACGTCAGAGCTGAGGAAGCAGACAGCAGACAaaggtttgcttgtttttttggctttttgtttggtttttttttttacaggcttTCCAACTTATCAGTCAACCAATCAGGAAGCATCATAGCTTTTTCCAGAGTTTTCGCAACGCTGGCGTCATCTTGTATTTGCACTATGATTACAGAGACTGTAATACCATGTAGTGTAGTGACTATAAGaacactttcacacaaacatgctCCCAGTCCTATTACCCACACTTTAGTATCATCTTTGAACAAAAAGTAGTGTTTTAAAGTACAGATGAGGACAGAATTATTATCCAcactatttaaaacatttttaaagtataTCCTCGAGTGTTGTTACACAGTGCATAGAATCTTTAACACTAGTATTCCAAACATCTTAATTTTATATTAACATTATTTTATCGTTTTACTGTTATTTCCCCAAAACTACCAGGGTCAAAATTATTAGCCTCCCTCTTGCTAACAGTCAACCGTGTATCTTTTATTGCTGGATAACAGGCTGCATTcgtttattgtagttttaaaCTAGTCTCACACACGTCTCTGAGAAATCCCAGGGTTAGGGTTTGTTCTGGGATCTTTAGGCACATGTTCCACTAGTTTTCTTTGTAGTGTCTTTGAAACCATTCGCTTCCTGCCTCTGCCAGGCTTGTTCAGTACTGTGTGGCTCTCTTTGATTTTCTTGATTATGTTTCTCATTCCAGTCCTCCACACTTGGAAAAAGCTGTGATAACTTTGTATACATCCATGTCTTGCTTTGTGACCATCAAagcaagccttttttttttttggtaaaccACTGAAGTACTATGCTGTTTGTAAATTGGAAGACAACCCTCAGGTTTAACTTGATTTTACAAGAACTAAGCATTAAAAAGTTAAAGCACAGCACTGAACAGCAGTGGTCTCCATTATGGCTCAATTAAAACATCGGTTTCCACACAGAATTGAGTACAGGGTGCAGAAAAGCCAAAACGTAATGTTCCCACATAAGGTCACAGGATCTCAGGAGGTTAATAAACTGACAACAGTTATCACATAGGATGAAAATACAGGACTATCATAAAAGTCTGGACTTGATGTCTCCTTGTACACTGTCTCACAAGATATCTGACATACAgatcaaatttttaaaaatgaactaCAAATACTCACCCCAGCACAGTAAAATACAGAATTTCACCAGCAACTTCCCCATATTGGTGATCTGTACACTCCCAGACTGATATTGTATTAGAAgaagggaaacaaaacaaagtgactAAAAACTCCAGCTAATCAAAAACAATAGCCTAAAGGTGAAATATTTGATGCCTCACCACTCACCCAGTCTACAGACGCTGCATCTCTTGTGACCTCTCGGTTTGTGATGCGGGCAAATAAAACAGGTTATAAACCCCACATTTGACTGCTGTCACAAGGCTCCATTCAACTGGAAGAACCTTTAGATGGCACCAGTTTTGCATTTATAATCCAGACTTGCAAAGCACAGGAAAATATTTGTTTATGCAGTCTAACAGAACACAAAACCACAGTGATCCTTATCGCATTTATTTTACGTTAAAGCTTAGTTacacaaaaaagtaattagtacaatacaaaagtgaaaaataacagaaaaatatagagaaacCCTCTTATACAAAACTATTTTCCCCAAATAATCAAAAATAATAAGAGGAATGccttttaacacatttttgttGGCAGTGTAAAAACTGTTTGGTCAGTGGGGACAACAACATGACGTTTAAATGCAAACGTGAGAGCTCACATTCACTTCCTTTTATGAAAAAGGTCCAAAaggggaagggaaaaaaaagcagaaaaaaaaaaaaaaaaaaaaaaaaaaaaaaaggttttgttcTCATTACATCTATTTACTGTGTGCGACTACTCAAGTAACACTAACTTATAACATCAGacacttgtcttttttttttctcctgtaatAAAATCTATACTAAAAGACTGTTAGTTCAGGGGATGATCCAGCCAGCCCCTCATCTACCAAATCTAACTGATAATAAAAAATGTTCCCAACAACAGGCGAAACAAAAAGTGACAAAACTGATacatctgcatttaaaaaaaaaaaaaaaaaaaaaagccccactAAAGAATGATCAGTTAATACCACGGGTTAGTTCTGTTTTACACTGCAAACATGATTACATATTGCATATGAATCAAGGTTGGGCAGAGGTGGTTGCATTTCCCAGACAATCatgcaaaatatatattttattttttttttaaaattacatagTGCGACAGGACTGTAGCACAGTAATACAGCAACATTAGAGGCAAATTCCATTCAAGTTTTCCAAGCCTAGCTTTgaactttatttaaataaacgGCAGTGACTCGTTATGACAAGGATCATTCTTAATCTCACTCAAACCATGCTGAACGGCTCTAACCCAATTAGGAacataggtttttttttcaaaaatatttaaaaaaaaaaaaaaactgaacacaacAGTATGTCAGTGTACAGTGACTGATCAGGCAGTACAGTTTTAGAAACCTTTTTAACTGAGGCAGGATGgcattttggtttttaaatgggCATTTAAAACCTGAAATAAACCTGAAGGCTTAGACAAAAACGTGACGTTTGTTTTCGAAATTGAGGTGACGGGCATCTTAGTCACTGTcactcctctctcctctctgcagCAGCCTCTTTCCACTGGAGGGCACGGGAACCTCATGCTTCACTGAGACCTTTGACTTGCTTTTGCTGCAGAGAGAAAGCAGGGTTATAAAATGATGCAACATATGTAAGATCAATGTACATCCCAGTACACTCATCCAAGCTGCTAAACCAAAAGCATAACTTCCGCTTTGAATACCCAAAAGGTTACAGgtagcacaaacacaacaaaaccatGGCATGGCCAATTAAATAACCCATGTTAATTTACTCTACACTACCTTTGGGTATTCAACACTGGAtgcttcatttttgttttcatctcaAAGTACCATGACGGTAAAACTCAGAAAGCAATGAGCTGCATCTGTATAACCCTAAAGTTGCTGCCTGTAaggagtttgtttgtttattttaaattagaGCCCTCATGCGGCCATTTCTGATCTCTACATTAACTGTGGACATGGGTTGTCACCCTGTACTTACACACCTGATATAATACTGGGATTCACCCTACGTTGTAGCAATGCCATGTTTACAGTAGTTTAAAAGTGCTCACATCAAACAATGTGAAACCAGAGGTTCAACTTCGTTTTCATACAACATGAAAAACAGACACCCGGACCATCAAGACGACACGGCTAATTTATTACAAAAAGCTATGTTTAGCTACAGTGTGAGCATCATAAACAATACTTAATGTGGAGCTATGCTGGTATGTGCTTCAGTTTACAGGATGTGCAGCATGGTTAACAACCACAAACAGCGACCTCTAGTGTCAGGATTAGGAGACTCCAGGTTTTGATGGAAACAGGATAAATTCTACTGCAGTAAAGCCCACAGGCACACCTGACAAGTGGAACCAGCTGAGACTGACTCCCTGTTGTTGTCAGTTTATAGTAGCTGTTGTCATATCCAATAAAAGTTTCCAGGGTGCCTCCTACCTGTCCTTGTCAAGCAGCTCCAAACCATCATTGATCTTCTTCAACATCTCGTAACGCTCACGCCCACGAACCTGCGGCAGAAATTAGAGGACAGTCATGAAATTGAAAGGCTAAGAGAGAATTTCAGTGTACTTGTATGCATATTCACTTACATGGAGGAGAAAAACCTCCTTGTCGTCCTCCTCAGCACTGGAGGTACATTTGGACTTCTTTGTGGACGTGGTGTCAGGTGGTGGTGCGCTCTCTGGTTAggagatataaataaataaatcagtgaggtcaggaagaaaacaaaacaagaacagaaactgaaaccagCATAAACGTACTTCGTTTTTTCATCTCTTTGGTGCCGCTCTCCTTCTTCTGTTTATTGTCCTCCTCAGTTTTACGGTCCCTGCCTGGACAAGCGCAGATGCGCACCTCGAAGCACCTCCGGCCCAAAACCAGCCCCCTAGAGAAGCACATGCAATGCAGTAAGGGTCAAACAGCTTTTCTGTGCTGCACAAACAAACTGTAAGATGAGACTTTTCTCAAGcagttttaaagataaaatagGCCAAAAACCTGATGACCTGTTAAACAACATCACCAGAGAAATTGTTTCGGCTGCGCTTCTGGCCACACATGAGAGAAAACTGACTTACTCTGGAGTCTCCAGGGTCAGGATGGTGAGGATAGGTCTGCGGTTCATCCCGCCCATGCAGGAGCTGTTGCACATGAAGCTCAGCAGGATGGTGGTCATCTCTGAGCCCAACTGAAACAGGAAgagtataaatattaaaatgtactGCTGGCTCACGCACCTAGAGTTAAAAGGCAATATGATACAcatccaagaaaaaaaagaaaagaaaaacccttTTCTAAGAGCATTTATCagaatctcacacacacacacgtgcctTTATGTGGCATTACAAACACCAGTGTTAGTCTGCGCTGTTCTttccaaagtaaaaaaaagagactacattttttatattataaaaGTACAACTTATTACATATCAAGTTATAGCAAGATCATAAAAATGAAGTCTCTTTTTTGGATGATTGATTATTATATGTAATCTGTATGAAACTCCACTGAAGAAATGCACACCTGTATAGAAGTGAACACATTCAACTTATGTGTAAATCGTACCCCTTCCCTgaactgtgtgggtgtgtgttcatgtggagaagaaaaatgttaagaaaagaaaaatgtctagAGCTCTTGCAGCTCCAGATTTATCCTGGTAACACTTCATCCATCCACTGACAAATTTAATGAGACCAATGGAGGAAACATGAATGGGTACAAATCAAAGTTGTGTAGAAAAAGTGGAGATGTGCACCTCCGAGTGAACACAGTTGGGCAGTCATACCTGTGGGGGCTCATATGGTACAGTCAcactctgtctctttgtgtgtaGATCTTCAAAATACTGAGCCCTCTGATTGCCCTCCACTCTAATCAGATGGCTGCGATGCTCCGCAGCTGAATAGACGACAGATTAAAACAAATTGAAATAGTCAGGGATGCACCGACAGTTAGGCAAGACTACATTTACTGTGTAGTCTGTGTTAGTTTTGCACAagttaattatttaaatattgtgTGATGACAATTGCAAAGgcttgtttttaataaatgaagGGCTTTTTTGTACTCCCAAATTAATTTGAAATTTGCCACATTGTTGTCTTGGCATCATCCTTAACGTTCAGAATCGATGCATCCCTTCAATCCAACTCCAACTCTTCTGCTCACAGTCATATTTCAACCaatttgcttttttcccccaaaaaaatgctgtaaagtAAAGTTTCCCTTACTGTCCTCGTTCTGGTGATGGGGACATCTGCGAACAACATCAGCCACGTGCTCCGTCTTCTTGTACACGGCGGTGGCCCTGAGTACAGCACCCTGAGGAGGCTCCTTGCTCACCAGCACCTCAATGGGACTGGTCTTTGCCAGCTGACAGTACAGTTTGTTGAGCACCTCTGAGTactttataaaatataaaaataaagagtTTTGTTAATAACATATTTCTGGATTCACATGCCcactaaagacaaaaaaaaaaaaaaaagtttaaatcttTAGTCTCAAACAGATCCAAATTGTTCAACTAGTCTTTCTActctaaaacaaaataatccGGAATTAAATACATTAACTTTTCTAAGCAGCAAAGAAAAATGAACCGGATTAAAACTTTAACCCTTTCTGTTCTGAGGGTGCAGGAACATGTCCCGTCATGTCAGAGCAGTGCTTTGCAAGCAGAAGGCACTTCTCCTGCAGTCCAGAGCAAGTGGCGGGGGTGGCGGGGGATTACACTGCAGAGCACCCTAACTTTAACTGAGCTAGCCAACCGCATTGCACTACATGGTGAGTCACCATGAAAACCTCAACACCATTGGCTCTTCAAATGCAGCAACTGACTGTGGAAGTTAAATTTTAGCGAATCGTCACAATGAATAAGATTCCACATGAATGGCACAATGACCTATACCAAAGAATggatttttaataaaaaggtAAGATGTTTTGTTCTTCATCTTAAAATCAAGGGATAACTTGAAAGCAGTGACTTTACTAATTTAAGACCTTTTCATTAACAAGCCTCCACATTTTAAACTCTATATGCGAGTTTAACTTGTTttattgaattaaaaaaagttataaaacaaataaaatatgccCTTCTgcataaaaaaaccaaacaaaaacaaaactaagttCAGCAACTGCTGCCTAAACTAAAAGCAGCTCTCAAGGTCTTCTTTATCTGTGGGAAAAGCCTCAAAAAGCAGCTTTCTGCTCCATGTCATGTTTGGTTGCAGAATAATCAATTGAGAGCACCTTCAAACTTTACATATATAATGCATCTTGGTTTAATTACTTGGATTCAGTTAAAATGCCCATTATGTTAAAATTCCTGGTGAGATTTTTGGTCGTTTGTTTCATACCAATTAAAACAGATGTAAGACAAATAACATTTATCATCctgtttaagaaagaaaaaaaaaaaaaaaacccgacaAGTACAGTTATAAGATTTTCAGAGGTTAGATGAACCATAACTTACAGTTGAAGTCACTGATTTTGCTGTTCCAGACTTCTGGAATCTCAGCTGGAACCCGCATTCGCCAGGGTAATCAGTTGTAACCGGAACAGTGGATGCTGGGGGTGTAATGCCGTCTTTTTGCACAACGTCATTTGGAAGCTCAAAGAGATTTTCATCAAAGTTCTCTGTTAACTGTTGGTCATTGATGAGCTGGAAACAGAGAAAGGGAAGTCAGTTTGCTTCCATGAATAAACATGCAGGTTGAAGTCACAGGAATCTCGACAAATCTTTAAAGATGCTATTCTGCAGAAGGTCGGGTAATCACACCTGAAACATCTCCATGGTGCCATCTGGCCTCCAGGTTTCATCATGACCCGCTGTACTGCTGTTCACGGTTGAGATAGTGTCcaaactgacagacagagaTTCAGTCACACTGTAGGAGTAataattgcatttaaaaaaaacaaacattttttttaatggaatctgGCATGAAGACTTTACTCACGGTAGCTGGTCCCACAGCTCTTTAAATGAATCCTGGCTGAAGGGTAGATTCTGGCTCAGCTGTAAATCCTCGAAGCCCTGCTCTGCCATAGTTTCTCTCCCTCCTTTCCCAGTGGTGAAGCAGGCAGGCTGTGGATATCAACAGGAAATGAGCACGGGAGATTAAGTTAATGGAGGTATGCAACAACTCACATCTCCTACAAAGTCCTACAAAGTCTTAATTTAACAGTTTTCCCACAATTTTAATCAAACAAACTAAATCTAGCATTCGTTCaacttttttagaaaaaaaaccccacaacacTTTCcctttattattgttattatgtatttatttatttgttgtggtcgaaaaaaaagagaaagaaacaaagccgtagaaaaagcagagaaaagcagttttaatttaaattattaaGTCTTGTAAACAAAGATCGTCGTAAAAACAGTTCCTGCGGCACAGGAAATGAGTTCAAAACAAGCAGGCCTTTGACTCGACGAGCTGCTGACTAGCCAAGTCAACTACGGTTagcttaaaaaaagattttataaAAGCAAGAATAATAAGAGAATTGTTCCTTAACAGCGCTTTTGAAGATCATTTAAAGACTAGACCAACTTCTGCCTTTGCGGCCCAAACAGCCACTACGATTAGCTACCCTTCCAGTAGTAGGCCGATCTTTTAATTGAATGAAGCTAGCTCGTCGTTTCTCGTATGGCCACCGTGTCAACGTCTCAACAGTAATAACACCACGTACACACTTATTTCGAGTCAAAACGTACCCCGAAGTAAATAAACACTGTGCATCCACAGTCCGACTCACATTTATAGGCTGAGGTTGCCGAACTGCGTTAGCATGACTAGCTAGTTACGTTAGCACGACGTTCGGTTAAACGTTAGCTAGCGAAACTGTCGTAAAACCTTCCCCGTCGTATAAATGTTACTCTCGGGGATTTGGTTTAGTGTATGAGGCATGTACGACCACACGGGTACCTTAAGCGTCCCACTGGTGAGTCACAGTTGACTGCAGAGAGTCAAAACCGCCGACAAGCCAAAATATTTTTCTACGGACCGAACACGTTGTTAAGGGGATTCCcacagaaagaggaggaggggctCTTCTTAAGAGCTAGCTTGTCCAATCGCAGAGCTGCTTTTCTGACACAACGCAAACGAAACGATGACGATGTGTTCAAAACTATCGTGAACACGGCACCGTTCACAGGAAAAGCCACAAACTTGGGCAAAATGTAATCCATGACCTTAACCTTAACCTTGACCTTATAATGGAAAAGTGTCAACGCTTTCATTGATGTGATTTGGTTTTCAAGAGAGATCTCAAtaaatttctcttttttatatatgtatttgaATAAATCCCACCAAACACATATTGTACACTAAAATTGCGATTGCAGTGTTTAAATACTTTCCAAAGTTATTCAAATGTAAAGGCTGAGGCTACGCTATGGGCCAATACATTTTCAATTGTCTTGGTTTTATTGAtcatttccttttcagtcagaTTTCTCATATTTTAAGGTTTTCTGATGAGTATTTGAATGTGACATCATGACATCATAATAACGAGGAGAGAGAAACGAGTGGATGTCAAAGTACAGTTTAATGCTATCCGTATGTTCAACTTACAAATAAGAAATGAAGTCATTCAGAAGGCCAGAAATACTTTCTTTCTAGTCTAACAAATGAGGAGAGCGTGTTTAGAAGATGGAAGGAACACTCTGAGGAACTGATTAATTAAGAGGGAGAGAaagtgagagggagagaaagagcagGACAGAAAGAAAGCTACTGAAtgaggaggtgcagaggatTGGTAAGGAGGCAGTGGGGGCAGAGGATGAAGAGTGGAAAGGTGGTTGGTCTAGATGACATACACTGTATTGCCCAAAGTATTTACTAACAAGTGGTAAATACACAGAGCAGGGTCAGCAGATACTGAGGCGTAAAGTGCACAGAGGTACTTCCTGTAAAGTCAATCACTACAGAgctccaaacttcatgtggccttcagtTCAGCTCAAAAGATcttcatggaatgggtttccatggccaagcagctgcatccaagcatTACATTACCAAGAGCAAAGTGTTGGATGTAGTGGTGTAAAGTACGCCACCACTGGACTCTACAGCAGTGGAGATCTGTTCTCTACAGTGACGAATCACGCTTCTCCATCGTGTAATTTGATCGACATGTCTGGGTCTGGCGGTTGCCAGGAGAACTGTACTGAGGAACTTCCATTGAAACCTGATACAAATACCTAAGTATTGTGATTGAGGAAAATCTTTCCTTTAAGCCACACATCGACCATGTATTAAAGAAACTAAGGCTGAAGTTAGGGTTCTTTTTCAGAAACGGATCATGTCTCTTTTTCACCACAAGGAAAGGTCTTGTTGCTGCCACCTCTTTACCCCTCCTCCTATTGCGGTGACATAATTTACATGAATGCCTCTGCTCACTCTCTTCATCTGTTGGATTCTGTCTATCATGGGGCATTAAGATTTATAACAGGCTGTAAACCTTTAACACACCACTGTACTCTATATTTTCTGGTTGACTTGTCCTCAGTGGCCTTACGCAGGATGGTTCATTGGTATCACTTTATCTATAAATCTATTACTGGTTTACTGCCCTATTATTTAACAGAGTACATGTTACGCAAACAGTTTAGTCAATGACTAGACACTGTGCTTCTCAAAAGACGTACAAATGTTTTGGTGAAATCATCACTGTCTCATTGAGTTTCAGTGGGACTACCTGTTGCACAAAGATGGCATTACATACAGTGTGTTTGGATGTTTCTCATATCCCAATACATTATTTGTGCTTAAAACACACTGACTACCTGTGTAattaaaggttaaattaaaaaaaaaacacttatatGACTGTACTGTGCCAAATGTAAAGTTAGTGGAGGagggattatggtgtggggttgtttttcaggagtctttgggaacagtttggggattgCCCTTTCTGTTCCAACATCACTGCACACCAGTGCATCAAAgaaaggtccataaagacatgaatGAGATCTTTTGaggtggaagaacttgactggccatCACAGAGTTCTGACCAATAGGCGGCTGTCCTGGCAGAAGAGTTTGCTCTGACACAAAGATATTTTTGTGAGCAAACCCAAATCTTCCTCTCGTGACCAGATGTAGAAAGAGGTCAAGCTGCAGTCACAACAGGTTAAGGGTTGCCCAAATTCTAagtcagaaagatgatgttcATACTGTCACCAAGTGTGGCGTATATTTTCTGACTGTTTGACCCTTAAACGTAAGCAGGCGCCTCAAGGACAACAAGACATTTATGAGGTGTGCggtaggagtgacagatgggcTCAAGGGTGCCCATCTACCTTCACAGGGTTGACTGTGAAGGTAGattcccctccctgagcctggttcttccagaggtttctttctgttaaaggggagttattacgtcccactgttgccaagtgtttgctcaaaGCGTGTCGTttgactgttggggttttctccatATGATTGTAGGGTCTCTACctgacaatataaagcacctgagatgactgttgttgtaatttggcactaAATATATGAAATTGATTTGAATTGGACTATGGGatactcagggttttttttttttttaactgactgGCTCCATATACTGCAAAGTGGTTAATGCATGCATGAATTATAACCTAAAATGTTAGGGAACTAAATAATTACATACTGGAGAAGTGTGTTTTAAGCATATgagaaacatgcaaacacactgtATGACATTCCAAATTCATCAGTAACTGCACAGTACTGGATCAAAACAGCTGGCAGTTGTAGTGTTAATAAAGCTACTGTATGCTCCTGATCGTCTCTCACGCTTTACTCTGACCTTGCATACATTGAGGTTTAAACCAGAAACACTATGAAATAATCTCCTTCATAATCTCTCCTaacagacccgacgatgttgcCTCTCATCACCCATCATGGACGCACCTTTGCCAGCGAGACGAACAGCTGCACCGACGGGCCCCTGGGGCTGCTCTCAACCTCTACAGCTGTGCCGGAGGATTTGTGTCACGCTGCGGGACTCTTGCATGATCTGTCAGAGAACGCGCTGAATGTTGGTCGTCGTCCATCTCTCCGAACGCTCAGTGATTGCTGGTGCCGCTTTGGGGATCGGTGGCCGTTTGACC
Proteins encoded:
- the tp53 gene encoding cellular tumor antigen p53 isoform X2, translating into MAEQGFEDLQLSQNLPFSQDSFKELWDQLPLDTISTVNSSTAGHDETWRPDGTMEMFQLINDQQLTENFDENLFELPNDVVQKDGITPPASTVPVTTDYPGECGFQLRFQKSGTAKSVTSTYSEVLNKLYCQLAKTSPIEVLVSKEPPQGAVLRATAVYKKTEHVADVVRRCPHHQNEDTAEHRSHLIRVEGNQRAQYFEDLHTKRQSVTVPYEPPQLGSEMTTILLSFMCNSSCMGGMNRRPILTILTLETPEGLVLGRRCFEVRICACPGRDRKTEEDNKQKKESGTKEMKKRKSAPPPDTTSTKKSKCTSSAEEDDKEVFLLHVRGRERYEMLKKINDGLELLDKDSKSKSKVSVKHEVPVPSSGKRLLQRGERSDSD
- the tp53 gene encoding cellular tumor antigen p53 isoform X1 yields the protein MAEQGFEDLQLSQNLPFSQDSFKELWDQLPVTESLSVSLDTISTVNSSTAGHDETWRPDGTMEMFQLINDQQLTENFDENLFELPNDVVQKDGITPPASTVPVTTDYPGECGFQLRFQKSGTAKSVTSTYSEVLNKLYCQLAKTSPIEVLVSKEPPQGAVLRATAVYKKTEHVADVVRRCPHHQNEDTAEHRSHLIRVEGNQRAQYFEDLHTKRQSVTVPYEPPQLGSEMTTILLSFMCNSSCMGGMNRRPILTILTLETPEGLVLGRRCFEVRICACPGRDRKTEEDNKQKKESGTKEMKKRKSAPPPDTTSTKKSKCTSSAEEDDKEVFLLHVRGRERYEMLKKINDGLELLDKDSKSKSKVSVKHEVPVPSSGKRLLQRGERSDSD